Genomic segment of Cytobacillus suaedae:
GGGTTAGCTCCTTTAATTGGTAAAGACTCTATTCGAGTTGTTCAGCATAAGGTTTCTGAGGTAGAGGGAAAATTACACGAGTTTGATGCCCTCTTAGTTAGAAGTGCAACTACCGTTACGGAAGATCTCCTTTCTAAAATGAAGAACCTAAAAATTATTGCTAGAGCAGGTGTAGGTGTTGACAATATAGATGTCACGGCTGCGACAAAAAGAGGGGTAGTTGTCATAAATGCCCCTGACGGCAATACTCTATCTACAGCTGAACATACATTTGCAATGATGACCTCACTTGTTCGACACATCCCTCAAGCTCATATATCTGTGAAATCTAGAGAATGGAACCGTACCTCTTTTGTAGGAACTGAATTGGCAGGAAAGTGCCTTGGTATCATTGGTTTAGGTAGAATCGGAACTGAAATTGCTAAGAGAGCTAGAGCATTTTCTATGACTGTTCATGTGTATGACCCATTCCTTACTCAATCAAAAGCTGAAGATTTAGGAGTAATTTCTACCTCATTGGATGATGTATTAATTTTTTCAGATATTATTACTGTCCATACTCCACTAACCAAAGAGACGAAAGGTTTACTAAGCTATGATAACCTAGCTAAAACAAAAAAAGGGGTATATGTTATTAATTGTGCAAGAGGTGGAATCATCGACGAACAAGCACTAGTTTCTTATCTAGAAAATGGGCATGTTGCAGGAGCTGCGCTTGATGTGTTTGAAGTTGAACCTCCTCTAGACAATAGACTACTAGAATTTGAACAAGTGATTGTTACACCTCATCTCGGTGCATCAACAAAGGAAGCACAACTAAATGTTGCTGCGCAAGTTGCAAAAGAAATTGTACATTTCTTTGAAGGTAAGCCAGTCACTTCCTCAATAAACCTTCCTACCTTATCTAAAGAAGTTTTCGAAAAGATTCAACCTTATTATGATCTAGCTAATAAAATGGGTTTACTATTGTCGCAATGCATGAAGGAAGCAGTAAGTGAGGTCAACATTACTTATGCAGGACTTGTTACTGAATTAGAAACCAGCTTTATCTCTAAAAGTTTGTTGTCAGGGTTTCTAAAGTCAAGAGTTGCATCAACAGTGAACGAAGTAAACGCAGCTCTTATTGCTAAAGAAAGAGGAATTACTTTTGGAGAGTCCTATTCTTCAAGTACTTCAAGTTTTTCAAACTCAATTACAGTTAAAGTTATTGGTGAAAAGAGTTCCTTTACAATCCAAGGAATTTATGTTGCGGACTACGGGATGCGAATTGTAATGTTAAATGAGTTTAAAATTGACTTTAATCCAAGTGGACATCTGCTATGTATTCAGCACACAGATCGACCTGGGGTTATTGGTAGAGTAGGAAAGCTATTAGGAGATATTGAGGTAAACATCGCTACCATGCAGGTTGGACGCAAAGAGATAGGCGGTGAGGCAATAATGATTTTATCATTTGATACCCCACTACAAGATGATACAGTTAAAACCCTTCAGAAATCGCAGGATATTGTTTCAGTTAGAAAGATTGATTTATAACTAAGAAACTCATAATAGGCTGTCTGCAAAGCTAAAGTGTTAGACTTTGAAGGCAGCCATATTCTATATTTGATTTCTTACAGATTGTATTTAGATTGTAATCATACTATAGTCCGTTGATTTCCGGTCCAGGCACTTGCTTTCCGCGGAAATTATTAAAAAATCCCAACTACCAGCTTTTTCAAGGACAAATTCCCATCGGGAGGAAAAGGAAGGTTATTTTCACTGCCGTGAAAAAACCCACTCCTCGACGTTCCTTCTGTGGGGTCTCGACCTTTCCTCTACGTCCCGCAGGAGTCAAGTGCCTTCCCCTCCAATCAACTCTGTGACTGGAATACAACGAAGGGGAAATAAAACATGACTATTATTTCTTTTTCTCCCATTCTATTTTTAGAATTTAACTTCTTTACGTTCACCTTTTGAAAAGGTCATAATTGTTGTATACCCTACTTGTCTTGCTAGTTGAATGGCTTGGTCATAATCTGCTCCTACATGCTCGGGGACGTGCGCGTCAGATGAAAAGACAATTGGAATCCCTTTGGTATAGCACATCTCTAATAATTTTTTATCAGGATATAAACTTTTAGTTTGCTTTCGTAGACCGGCTGTACTAATCTCTACACACGTTTTGGAATTAGCCAGAGCAGTGGTAGCACGATTGTATTGCTCAAGTAAAAACTCTTCGTCTTTTGGGACGTAATTAAATATTTTAACCAGGTCAAGATGTCCAACGATATCAAAGAGGTTTGATTGTGCAAGTGTTTCTACTTGGTCATAATATCTGCGATAGATTGTATAAAGGTCACGTTTTTCCCATTCAGTTCTAAACTCGGCTAGATCAATACCAAAATTGTCTATCCAATGAATTGATCCGATGACATAGTCAAATTGATATGTTTTTATGAACTTACTCATTTCCTCGTGCTTCCCAGGAGTATAATCCATTTCTATCGACATCTTCACATCAATGTTTTGATTCCAGGCATCATAAAACAGCTGGACATAATCCTTCATATCGTATATCCGTCTATCTTCTATCCAGGGATTACTTAAAATATCTTTCGTTTGATAAAAGTGATACGCATGTTCAGAGATACCAAAATGATTAATTCCTTTTTCAGCAGCTGTATTCGTAAATTGAGTAAGGTAATCTAATGATAACGTGCCCCGCTCTAAGTGGTTATGATAATCCGTCAGCATACTTGTAATCTCCTCTCCCATTTTAAGCAAATACTTTTTACTTAATTATATAGTTGGCTATTACAATTACAATAAGCTGAAAGAGTTTCATTCAATTCACTGTTACTTACTATTTATGATCAATATTTGATTTGGATGAACGATATTTCGTGTAAGGTTATTCACTTCTTTAATTTTTTCAACAGTCGTACCCGTTTTAGCTGCTATCTCCGGTAATGTATCTCCCGATTTCACAACATATACTTCATCCATCGTTGGATGTAATATCAATTCTTGACCTATCATTAATAAATCACTATTTAAATTATTCCATTTCATAATAGAATCAATCGAAACGAGGTATTCCTGTGAAATATCCCATAATGTTTCATTAGGCTTAACAATAATTTTTTTACCATTCGAGTTATATTCTTTTTTCTCAGATAAGCTTGCGACGACCATTGAACTTGAAAGCAACTGACCTGCCTCATATTCTAATAAATTCCAACCATCAAATAATTCCTCTTCATAAACCGAACCTAAAGAGTAAGTAGCGGCATTTGTTGTATCTTCTTCTGATACCGTTGAATCATTTGATACAAGCATTTCATCTACATTTAAAACCATTAAAGGATCAATAGAATTATTTTTCTTGTAATTCCACTCACCAAAATGCACCTCGAAATGGAGATGCGCCCCTGTAGACCTGCCTGTACTACCTATTTCACCAATCTTTTCGCCTCTTTTTACATAGTCACCTTCTTTAACATCCCGCTTACTAAGGTGAGCATAGACTGTCTCAAAACCACTCGGATGAGCAATAAAAACTACGTGACCATATGTATATGAATAATACGATTTTTTTACAATGCCTTCATCAACAGAATATGTATCTGCTCCAGTTGGTGCTGCTATATCAATTCCTTTATGCTTTCCTGCTCTTGTACCATAGTAATCAGTTATTTCACCTGCAACTGGCCATACCCAATTTTCTGCTTTATCTTCATAAGAGATTGTATGCGCGCTAATTGTTCGACCTCCGATAAATAATAGCCCTATGCAAATTCCCATAATAACTACTACAGCTAGACGTCTTATTAGATCTTGCATTGTTGTTCCTCCTTAGTGTTGATACAAAATTCTATATGTATCCTATGTCTGCCTGTCTAGAAATAGAACAAGTACCTAAACACCCCTTAATTGTAGATACCTTTTTTACCCAAGTGCAATAAGCACCTTAACATTATTTGAAAAGTTTTATTAAATTATGTAAAACTTTTTATCAATCAAAATTACAACGCTACAAACACATATCAAGGCTCTGATAAATTGCCCAATTAGCTAATTAATGCAAAAAAAAGAAAGGCATGAGCCTTTCTTTTAATTAAGTGTTATTGGATTGGGTGCAACAGGAACGGTATTCTCAACCCCAGTTAGGTCCCAAGAACCAATCCGGTCTAAAGTAGCATTTTCAAATGAAACTGTTTGATAACCGAACTCTTTTGCAGTAATCATGATGGCTTCTATCATCATTAAGTTAATGTCATTGTCCTCTAAACTAGTATCATCTGTAAACGTAATTGTCACATTGCTACTATTGGTTTCATCAATTTCAAAATTAACATTTTCGTTAATGGTTGGTTGAAGGACAAATGAGCCAATCTCTAAATTATTTCTCATTGCTTCCAATGCATCTGAAAAAGTAGTTGATTTACCTGTCACTTCATTTGGAACCAAGAATTTACGTCCATTTTCAAAGGGAACATACATAAAATACGCCCGTTTTCCTGCTTTTTCTAACTTATAGGAAGTCTCTACAATTCCAGACTGACCAATCATTACTCCCTGCTTACCATTTTGATGGAACTCAATTTCATTATAGTTATCATCAAACCAACGGAACGTTTCTTTTACTGCACCCCAGAATTCCATTGATTCAGCTGAGGCAAAAGACTCAGGATTCCTACCTTCTTGACCAAAATCTAAAATGATATTTTTAGTACCATCCTCATTTTGCT
This window contains:
- a CDS encoding phosphoglycerate dehydrogenase is translated as MFQVLVADSISEEGLAPLIGKDSIRVVQHKVSEVEGKLHEFDALLVRSATTVTEDLLSKMKNLKIIARAGVGVDNIDVTAATKRGVVVINAPDGNTLSTAEHTFAMMTSLVRHIPQAHISVKSREWNRTSFVGTELAGKCLGIIGLGRIGTEIAKRARAFSMTVHVYDPFLTQSKAEDLGVISTSLDDVLIFSDIITVHTPLTKETKGLLSYDNLAKTKKGVYVINCARGGIIDEQALVSYLENGHVAGAALDVFEVEPPLDNRLLEFEQVIVTPHLGASTKEAQLNVAAQVAKEIVHFFEGKPVTSSINLPTLSKEVFEKIQPYYDLANKMGLLLSQCMKEAVSEVNITYAGLVTELETSFISKSLLSGFLKSRVASTVNEVNAALIAKERGITFGESYSSSTSSFSNSITVKVIGEKSSFTIQGIYVADYGMRIVMLNEFKIDFNPSGHLLCIQHTDRPGVIGRVGKLLGDIEVNIATMQVGRKEIGGEAIMILSFDTPLQDDTVKTLQKSQDIVSVRKIDL
- a CDS encoding histidinol-phosphatase yields the protein MLTDYHNHLERGTLSLDYLTQFTNTAAEKGINHFGISEHAYHFYQTKDILSNPWIEDRRIYDMKDYVQLFYDAWNQNIDVKMSIEMDYTPGKHEEMSKFIKTYQFDYVIGSIHWIDNFGIDLAEFRTEWEKRDLYTIYRRYYDQVETLAQSNLFDIVGHLDLVKIFNYVPKDEEFLLEQYNRATTALANSKTCVEISTAGLRKQTKSLYPDKKLLEMCYTKGIPIVFSSDAHVPEHVGADYDQAIQLARQVGYTTIMTFSKGERKEVKF
- a CDS encoding peptidoglycan DD-metalloendopeptidase family protein, which translates into the protein MQDLIRRLAVVVIMGICIGLLFIGGRTISAHTISYEDKAENWVWPVAGEITDYYGTRAGKHKGIDIAAPTGADTYSVDEGIVKKSYYSYTYGHVVFIAHPSGFETVYAHLSKRDVKEGDYVKRGEKIGEIGSTGRSTGAHLHFEVHFGEWNYKKNNSIDPLMVLNVDEMLVSNDSTVSEEDTTNAATYSLGSVYEEELFDGWNLLEYEAGQLLSSSMVVASLSEKKEYNSNGKKIIVKPNETLWDISQEYLVSIDSIMKWNNLNSDLLMIGQELILHPTMDEVYVVKSGDTLPEIAAKTGTTVEKIKEVNNLTRNIVHPNQILIINSK